One region of Callithrix jacchus isolate 240 chromosome 16, calJac240_pri, whole genome shotgun sequence genomic DNA includes:
- the DCAF13 gene encoding LOW QUALITY PROTEIN: DDB1- and CUL4-associated factor 13 (The sequence of the model RefSeq protein was modified relative to this genomic sequence to represent the inferred CDS: deleted 1 base in 1 codon; substituted 5 bases at 5 genomic stop codons): MLWPPPXXRSPLVRASPPPGQARGLXRPRRGSQAAESGTEGAXVGHSHQVTPAEIALEGKRQPQPSLRPASPTNAPAVERGRDRTAKEPAAASAGRRNYGASQDPAKPASVRSASHVTGSSLREAEVACGRRRRWAELIXKPSWSSAGRASKMKVKMLSRNPDNYVRETKFDLQRVPRNYDPALHPFEVPREYVRALNATKLERVFAKPFLASLDGHRDGVNCLAKHPKNLATVLSGACDGEVRIWNLTQRKCIRTIQAHEGFVRGICTRFCGTSFFTVGDDKTVKQWKMDGPGYGEEEEPLHTILGKTVYTGIDHHWKEAVFATCGQQVDIWDEQRTNPICSMTWGFDSISSVKFNPIETFLLGSCASDRNIVLYDMRQATPLKKVILDMRTNTICWNPMEAFIFTAANEDYNLYTFDMRALDTPVMVHMDHVSAVLDVDYSPTGKEFVSASFDKSIRIFPIDKSRSREVYHTKRMQHVICVKWTSDSKYIMCGSDEMNIRLWKANASEKLGVLTSREKAAKDYNQKLKEKFQHHPHIKRIARHRHLPKSIYSQIQEQRIMKEARRRKEMNRIKHSKPGSVPVVSEKKKHVVAVVK, from the exons ATGCTGTGGCCGCCACCGTAGTAGCGGTCGCCCCTTGTGAGGGCAAGCCCACCTCCGGGACAGGCGAGAGGGCTCTGACGCCCACGGCGCGGGAGCCAAGCCGCG GAGTCTGGTACTGAGGGGGCGTGAGTGGGGCACAGCCACCAGGTCACGCCGGCGGAAATAGCGTTGGAGGGGAAGCGCCAGCCTcagccgagtctccgccctgcctCGCCCACAAATGCTCCAGCTGTCGAACGCGGAAGAGACCGCACGGCTAAAGAACCGGCCGCTGCTAGCGCAGGACGGCGAAACTACGGAGCGTCGCAGGATCCAGCTAAGCCAGCCAGCGTCCGCTCCGCGAGTCACGTGACTGGAAGTAGTCTGAGAGAAGCAGAAGTCGCCTGTGGGAGGAGGCGGCGGTGGGCCGAACTCATATGAAAGCCCTCGTGGAGTTCGGCCGGAAGAGCAAGCAAGATGAAGGTGAAGATGCTGAGTCGGAATCCGGACAATTATGTCCGCGAAACCAAGTTTGACTTACAGAGAG TTCCAAGAAACTATGATCCTGCCTTACATCCTTTTGAGGTCCCACGAGAATATGTAAGAGCTTTAAACGCTACCAAACTGGAACGGGTATTTGCAAAACCATTCCTTGCTTCGCTGGATGGTCACCGAGATGGAGTCAATTGCTTGGCAAAGCATCCAAAGAACCTGGCTACTGTCCTTTCTGGGGCATGTGATGGAGAG GTTAGAATTTGGAACCTGACTCAACGGAAATGTATCCGTACAATACAAGCACATGAAGGCTTTGTACGAGGAATATGTACTCGCTTTTGTGGGACTTCTTTTTTCACT gTTGGTGATGACAAAactgtgaagcagtggaaaatgGATGGGCCAGGCTatggagaggaggaagagccATTACATACAATATTAGGAAAG ACAGTGTATACTGGGATTGATCATCACTGGAAAGAAGCTGTTTTTGCCACATGTGGACAGCAAGTAGACATTTGGGATGAACAAAGAACGAATCCTATATGTTCAATGACCTGGGGATTTGACAGTATAAGTAGTGTTAAATTTAACCCAattgag ACATTTCTCTTGGGAAGTTGTGCATCTGACAGGAATATAGTATTATATGATATGAGGCAAGCTACTCCTTTGAAAAAG GTTATCTTAGACATGAGAACAAATACAATTTGTTGGAACCCTATGGAAGCTTTCATTTTTACAGCAGCAAATGAAGATTATAA tttaTATACTTTTGATATGCGTGCACTGGACACTCCTGTAATGGTCCACATGGATCATGTATCTGCAGTCCTTGATGTGGATTACTCTCCCACTGGGAAAGAGTTTGTGTCTGCTAGTTTTGATAAATCTATTCGAATCTTTCCTATAGACAAAAGTCGAAGCAG GGAGGTGTATCACACAAAGCGAATGCAACATGTTATCTGTGTAAAATGGACTTCTGACAGCAAGTATATTATGTGTGGATCTGATGAAATGAACATTCGCCTATGGAAAGCTAATGCTTCTGAAAAATTGGGTGTG CTTACATCACGAGAAAAAGCAGCCAAGGATTATAACcagaaattgaaggaaaaatttcAGCATCATCCTCATATAAAACGTATAGCTCGTCATCGACATCTACCAAAATCTATCTACAGCCAAATTCAGGAACAGCGCATCATGAAAGAAGCTCGTCGACGAAA ggAAATGAATCGTATTAAACACAGCAAGCCTGGATCTGTGCCAGTTGTGTCAGAGAAGAAGAAACACGTAGTGGCAGTTGTAAAATAA